From Rhinoraja longicauda isolate Sanriku21f chromosome 24, sRhiLon1.1, whole genome shotgun sequence, one genomic window encodes:
- the ube2t gene encoding ubiquitin-conjugating enzyme E2 T, with amino-acid sequence MQRVSRLKKELQLLANQPPPGISCWQKCDQTDELRAQILGGANSPYEGGIFNLEIIVPERYPFEPPKIRFLTPIYHPNIDTAGRICLDILKVLPKGAWRPSLNISTVLTSIHLLMSEPNPDDPLMADISSEFKYNRQSFLENAKRWTLKHATQTKDKVPECLKENLNQVEPDVMKDRPVARKRSACDSENAKRFCL; translated from the exons ATGCAAAGAGTTTCAAGGTTAAAAAAAGAACTACAGCTATTGGCGAATCAGCCTCCTCCGGGTATTTCTTGCTGGCAGAAATGTGATCAAACGGATGAATTACGAGCAC AAATTTTAGGAGGTGCTAATTCACCATATGAAGGTGGAATATTTAATCTTGAAATTATTGTTCCTGAAAG ATACCCATTTGAACCTCCCAAAATTCGTTTTCTTACTCCGATCTATCATCCTAATATTGACACAGCAGGAAGGATCTGCTTGGACATCTTGAAGGTGCTTCCAAAG GGAGCCTGGAGACCATCTCTTAATATCTCCACTGTGTTAACCTCTATTCATTTATTGATGTCGGAACCGAATCCAGATGATCCTCTCATGGCAGACATT tcatCTGAATTCAAATATAACCGGCAGTCATTTCTGGAAAATGCAAAACGATGGACATTGAAGCATGCAACACAAACTAAGGACAAG GTACCCGAATGCCTCAAAGAGAATCTGAACCAGGTGGAACCTGATGTGATGAAGGATAGGCCAGTAGCACGAAAAAGATCTGCTTGTGATTCTGAAAATGCCAAAAGGTTTTGTTTGTGA